In one window of Hevea brasiliensis isolate MT/VB/25A 57/8 chromosome 10, ASM3005281v1, whole genome shotgun sequence DNA:
- the LOC110668284 gene encoding 4,5-DOPA dioxygenase extradiol isoform X4, whose product MAVTETFFLSHGSPLMAIDESIPARHFFQSWRHDTYKDRPKAILIISGHWDTREPAVNVVDLNDTIYDFYGFPDAMYKLKYTPPGAPELAKRVKQVLMASGFKRVDEDKKRGLDHGAWVPLMFMYPEADIPVCQLSIQSDKDGTYHYNMGRALAPLKEEGILIIGSGSTTHNLRAIKPSGSSSPPWALEFDSWLKDALLQGRYNDVNDFYVKAPHAKMAHPWPDHFYPLHVAMGAAGENAKAKLVHHSWSNAGACG is encoded by the exons ATGGCTGTCACGGAGACTTTTTTCTTATCGCATGGATCGCCGTTGATGGCAATAGACGAGAGCATACCGGCAAGGCATTTCTTCCAATCCTGGCGGCACGATACATATAAAGACAGGCCAAAGGCCATTCTAATCATTTCCGGCCACTGGGATACCCGTGAGCCCGCCGTTAACGTCGTTGACCTCAACGACACCATCTACGACTTCTATGGCTTCCCCGACGCCATGTATAAG CTCAAGTATACGCCGCCTGGAGCTCCGGAGTTGGCGAAGAGGGTGAAACAAGTGCTCATGGCATCTGGGTTTAAGCGTGTTGATGAGGATAAAAAACGGGGGCTTGACCATGGTGCATGGGTTCCGCTGATGTTCATGTATCCGGAGGCTGATATCCCAGTTTGCCAGCTCTCTATTCAGTCGGATAAAGATGGCACCTACCATTATAACATGGGCAGGGCGTTAGCCCCTCTCAAGGAGGAAGGCATTCTCATAATTGGTTCTGGATCCACCACTCACAACTTGAGGGCCATTAAACCCAGTGGCTCTTCCTCTCCTCCTTGGGCATTAGAGTTTGATTCCTGGCTTAAAGATGCTCTTCTTCAAGGAAG ATACAACGATGTGAATGACTTTTATGTGAAGGCACCGCACGCAAAAATGGCTCATCCTTGGCCAGACCACTTTTACCCATTGCATGTGGCCATGGGTGCTGCAGGCGAAAATGCCAAGGCCAAGCTTGTGCACCACAGCTGGAGCAATG
- the LOC110668284 gene encoding extradiol ring-cleavage dioxygenase isoform X2 — MAVTETFFLSHGSPLMAIDESIPARHFFQSWRHDTYKDRPKAILIISGHWDTREPAVNVVDLNDTIYDFYGFPDAMYKLKYTPPGAPELAKRVKQVLMASGFKRVDEDKKRGLDHGAWVPLMFMYPEADIPVCQLSIQSDKDGTYHYNMGRALAPLKEEGILIIGSGSTTHNLRAIKPSGSSSPPWALEFDSWLKDALLQGRYNDVNDFYVKAPHAKMAHPWPDHFYPLHVAMGAAGENAKAKLVHHSWSNDFPTKDLTANQWGYSLSYFSTLPA; from the exons ATGGCTGTCACGGAGACTTTTTTCTTATCGCATGGATCGCCGTTGATGGCAATAGACGAGAGCATACCGGCAAGGCATTTCTTCCAATCCTGGCGGCACGATACATATAAAGACAGGCCAAAGGCCATTCTAATCATTTCCGGCCACTGGGATACCCGTGAGCCCGCCGTTAACGTCGTTGACCTCAACGACACCATCTACGACTTCTATGGCTTCCCCGACGCCATGTATAAG CTCAAGTATACGCCGCCTGGAGCTCCGGAGTTGGCGAAGAGGGTGAAACAAGTGCTCATGGCATCTGGGTTTAAGCGTGTTGATGAGGATAAAAAACGGGGGCTTGACCATGGTGCATGGGTTCCGCTGATGTTCATGTATCCGGAGGCTGATATCCCAGTTTGCCAGCTCTCTATTCAGTCGGATAAAGATGGCACCTACCATTATAACATGGGCAGGGCGTTAGCCCCTCTCAAGGAGGAAGGCATTCTCATAATTGGTTCTGGATCCACCACTCACAACTTGAGGGCCATTAAACCCAGTGGCTCTTCCTCTCCTCCTTGGGCATTAGAGTTTGATTCCTGGCTTAAAGATGCTCTTCTTCAAGGAAG ATACAACGATGTGAATGACTTTTATGTGAAGGCACCGCACGCAAAAATGGCTCATCCTTGGCCAGACCACTTTTACCCATTGCATGTGGCCATGGGTGCTGCAGGCGAAAATGCCAAGGCCAAGCTTGTGCACCACAGCTGGAGCAATG ATTTTCCTACTAAAGATTTGACTGCCAATCAGTGGGGGTATTCCCTCTCATATTTCTCAACTTTACCTgcgtga
- the LOC110668284 gene encoding 4,5-DOPA dioxygenase extradiol isoform X5: protein MAVTETFFLSHGSPLMAIDESIPARHFFQSWRHDTYKDRPKAILIISGHWDTREPAVNVVDLNDTIYDFYGFPDAMYKLKYTPPGAPELAKRVKQVLMASGFKRVDEDKKRGLDHGAWVPLMFMYPEADIPVCQLSIQSDKDGTYHYNMGRALAPLKEEGILIIGSGSTTHNLRAIKPSGSSSPPWALEFDSWLKDALLQGRYNDVNDFYVKAPHAKMAHPWPDHFYPLHVAMGAAGENAKAKLVHHSWSNGACG, encoded by the exons ATGGCTGTCACGGAGACTTTTTTCTTATCGCATGGATCGCCGTTGATGGCAATAGACGAGAGCATACCGGCAAGGCATTTCTTCCAATCCTGGCGGCACGATACATATAAAGACAGGCCAAAGGCCATTCTAATCATTTCCGGCCACTGGGATACCCGTGAGCCCGCCGTTAACGTCGTTGACCTCAACGACACCATCTACGACTTCTATGGCTTCCCCGACGCCATGTATAAG CTCAAGTATACGCCGCCTGGAGCTCCGGAGTTGGCGAAGAGGGTGAAACAAGTGCTCATGGCATCTGGGTTTAAGCGTGTTGATGAGGATAAAAAACGGGGGCTTGACCATGGTGCATGGGTTCCGCTGATGTTCATGTATCCGGAGGCTGATATCCCAGTTTGCCAGCTCTCTATTCAGTCGGATAAAGATGGCACCTACCATTATAACATGGGCAGGGCGTTAGCCCCTCTCAAGGAGGAAGGCATTCTCATAATTGGTTCTGGATCCACCACTCACAACTTGAGGGCCATTAAACCCAGTGGCTCTTCCTCTCCTCCTTGGGCATTAGAGTTTGATTCCTGGCTTAAAGATGCTCTTCTTCAAGGAAG ATACAACGATGTGAATGACTTTTATGTGAAGGCACCGCACGCAAAAATGGCTCATCCTTGGCCAGACCACTTTTACCCATTGCATGTGGCCATGGGTGCTGCAGGCGAAAATGCCAAGGCCAAGCTTGTGCACCACAGCTGGAGCAATG
- the LOC110668284 gene encoding extradiol ring-cleavage dioxygenase isoform X3 — MAVTETFFLSHGSPLMAIDESIPARHFFQSWRHDTYKDRPKAILIISGHWDTREPAVNVVDLNDTIYDFYGFPDAMYKLKYTPPGAPELAKRVKQVLMASGFKRVDEDKKRGLDHGAWVPLMFMYPEADIPVCQLSIQSDKDGTYHYNMGRALAPLKEEGILIIGSGSTTHNLRAIKPSGSSSPPWALEFDSWLKDALLQGRYNDVNDFYVKAPHAKMAHPWPDHFYPLHVAMGAAGENAKAKLVHHSWSNGTLSYASYQFNAAK, encoded by the exons ATGGCTGTCACGGAGACTTTTTTCTTATCGCATGGATCGCCGTTGATGGCAATAGACGAGAGCATACCGGCAAGGCATTTCTTCCAATCCTGGCGGCACGATACATATAAAGACAGGCCAAAGGCCATTCTAATCATTTCCGGCCACTGGGATACCCGTGAGCCCGCCGTTAACGTCGTTGACCTCAACGACACCATCTACGACTTCTATGGCTTCCCCGACGCCATGTATAAG CTCAAGTATACGCCGCCTGGAGCTCCGGAGTTGGCGAAGAGGGTGAAACAAGTGCTCATGGCATCTGGGTTTAAGCGTGTTGATGAGGATAAAAAACGGGGGCTTGACCATGGTGCATGGGTTCCGCTGATGTTCATGTATCCGGAGGCTGATATCCCAGTTTGCCAGCTCTCTATTCAGTCGGATAAAGATGGCACCTACCATTATAACATGGGCAGGGCGTTAGCCCCTCTCAAGGAGGAAGGCATTCTCATAATTGGTTCTGGATCCACCACTCACAACTTGAGGGCCATTAAACCCAGTGGCTCTTCCTCTCCTCCTTGGGCATTAGAGTTTGATTCCTGGCTTAAAGATGCTCTTCTTCAAGGAAG ATACAACGATGTGAATGACTTTTATGTGAAGGCACCGCACGCAAAAATGGCTCATCCTTGGCCAGACCACTTTTACCCATTGCATGTGGCCATGGGTGCTGCAGGCGAAAATGCCAAGGCCAAGCTTGTGCACCACAGCTGGAGCAATGGTACCCTTTCTTATGCTTCTTACCAGTTTAATGCAGCCAAATGA
- the LOC110668284 gene encoding extradiol ring-cleavage dioxygenase isoform X1, translated as MAVTETFFLSHGSPLMAIDESIPARHFFQSWRHDTYKDRPKAILIISGHWDTREPAVNVVDLNDTIYDFYGFPDAMYKLKYTPPGAPELAKRVKQVLMASGFKRVDEDKKRGLDHGAWVPLMFMYPEADIPVCQLSIQSDKDGTYHYNMGRALAPLKEEGILIIGSGSTTHNLRAIKPSGSSSPPWALEFDSWLKDALLQGRYNDVNDFYVKAPHAKMAHPWPDHFYPLHVAMGAAGENAKAKLVHHSWSNEAQVSSSKSGCRVQDLAMLSSQLNYFKNNNPL; from the exons ATGGCTGTCACGGAGACTTTTTTCTTATCGCATGGATCGCCGTTGATGGCAATAGACGAGAGCATACCGGCAAGGCATTTCTTCCAATCCTGGCGGCACGATACATATAAAGACAGGCCAAAGGCCATTCTAATCATTTCCGGCCACTGGGATACCCGTGAGCCCGCCGTTAACGTCGTTGACCTCAACGACACCATCTACGACTTCTATGGCTTCCCCGACGCCATGTATAAG CTCAAGTATACGCCGCCTGGAGCTCCGGAGTTGGCGAAGAGGGTGAAACAAGTGCTCATGGCATCTGGGTTTAAGCGTGTTGATGAGGATAAAAAACGGGGGCTTGACCATGGTGCATGGGTTCCGCTGATGTTCATGTATCCGGAGGCTGATATCCCAGTTTGCCAGCTCTCTATTCAGTCGGATAAAGATGGCACCTACCATTATAACATGGGCAGGGCGTTAGCCCCTCTCAAGGAGGAAGGCATTCTCATAATTGGTTCTGGATCCACCACTCACAACTTGAGGGCCATTAAACCCAGTGGCTCTTCCTCTCCTCCTTGGGCATTAGAGTTTGATTCCTGGCTTAAAGATGCTCTTCTTCAAGGAAG ATACAACGATGTGAATGACTTTTATGTGAAGGCACCGCACGCAAAAATGGCTCATCCTTGGCCAGACCACTTTTACCCATTGCATGTGGCCATGGGTGCTGCAGGCGAAAATGCCAAGGCCAAGCTTGTGCACCACAGCTGGAGCAATG AAGCACAGGTCTCTTCTTCAAAATCTGGTTGCAGAGTTCAAGACTTGGCTATGCTAAGCAGTCAATTGAATTACTTCAAAAACAATAATCCTTTATAA